A DNA window from Sesamum indicum cultivar Zhongzhi No. 13 unplaced genomic scaffold, S_indicum_v1.0 scaffold00279, whole genome shotgun sequence contains the following coding sequences:
- the LOC105180029 gene encoding uncharacterized protein LOC105180029, which yields MSSRIPDQIHYLHRLVSIFDESCLRNLRMDRNAFGRLCYVLQYSGGMTPTKNLSVPEQVAIFLSILSHHKKNNVVKHDFIRSKRTIHKHFHRVLNLVIKLYNVLLVRPTPITDECIDSRWKWFKGCLGALDGTFINVRVPEEEKGRYRTRKGHVAVNVLENYYLCDNGYTNAEGFLTPYRGVRYHLRDWDTGVVGPQNHREFFNLKHASARNIIERTFGLLKMHWGILRSHSFYSIKVQTRIILVCCLLHNFLRQEMPDNPLEDELPTIGVEETENNGETVWNIEPNPTWTNWRDTLATSRYNEWRSH from the exons ATGAGTAGTAGGATCCCAGACCAAATTCACTATCTTCATAGGCTGGTTTCCATTTTTGACGAGTCATGTCTGCGCAATCTCCGCATGGACCGCAACGCTTTCGGACGCCTATGCTACGTGCTTCAGTACTCAGGTGGTATGACCCCGACCAAAAACCTAAGTGTCCCCGAACAGGTAGCGATTTTCCTTAGCATTCTGTCCCATCACAAAAAGAACAACGTCGTCAAGCATGATTTTATACGTTCTAAGCGCACGATCCACAAACATTTTCACCGTGTCCTGAATTTAGTGATTAAGTTGTACAACGTCCTCTTGGTCAGGCCAACTCCAATTACGGACGAATGCATTGACTCCCGGTGGAAATGGTTCAAG GGCTGTCTGGGGGCATTGGATGGGACTTTCATTAACGTACGCGTACCTGAAGAGGAAAAGGGAAGGTACCGAACCCGCAAGGGTCATGTTGCTGTCAACGTTCTCG AGAATTACTACTTGTGTGACAATGGATACACAAATGCTGAAGGCTTCTTGACTCCGTACAGAGGTGTGCGCTACCATCTACGAGATTGGGACACTGGAGTAGTAGGACCCCAGAACCATCGGGAGTTTTTCAATCTAAAGCACGCGTCAGCTCGTAACATCATCGAGCGTACCTTTGGTTTGCTTAAAATGCATTGGGGTATTTTAAGGAGTCACTCATTCTACTCCATCAAGGTCCAAACCCGGATTATATTGGTGTGCTGCTTATTGCATAACTTTCTAAGACAGGAAATGCCTGATAACCCGTTGGAAGATGAGTTGCCTACCATAGGAGTTGAAGAGACGGAAAACAACGGGGAAACAGTCTGGAATATAGAGCCCAATCCAACGTGGACCAATTGGAGGGATACACTGGCCACGTCCAGATACAACGAGTGGAGAAGCCACTGA